One genomic region from Bufo bufo chromosome 3, aBufBuf1.1, whole genome shotgun sequence encodes:
- the LOC120993824 gene encoding speedy protein 1-A-like has translation MGICALKNHLLSAIQRSFPGRTGEATMKKRKREDSLSATQEESMKKRKMDDYILHPEERAAFFTLLEDENIQLFLISDSCLKISDKYLLAMVLTYFRRAGLPTEEYRKYFFPSLFLANQFEEDEPFREEIYPWAFG, from the exons ATGGGGATCTGCGCACTGAAGAACCACCTGCTAAGTGCGATTCAACGGAG CTTCCCAGGAAGAACGGGAGAAGCGACCATgaagaagaggaagagagagGA TTCACTGTCTGCCACCCAGGAAGAATCCATGAAGAAGAGGAAGATGGATGATTACATCCTTCATCCAGAAGAGCGGGCCGCGTTCTTCACACTCCTTG aagACGAGAACATCCAGTTATTTCTTATCAGCGACagctgcttgaagatctcggacaAG TATCTCCTGGCCATGGTCCTCACCTACTTCAGAAGAGCAGGACTGCCTACTGAAGAATATAGAAAATATTTCTTTCCATCTCT GTTTTTGGCCAACCAATTTGAAGAGGACGAGCCATTTCGAGAGGAGATCTACCCCTGGGCCTTCGGATGA